The Cryomorphaceae bacterium 1068 genome window below encodes:
- a CDS encoding PorP/SprF family type IX secretion system membrane protein, which produces MVLLFSAELSAQDALFSQQYLLPTLINPAAVGSGNDFRAGLNYRNQWGSVAKPFNTIAASFDTRLTKNSRSKKKNGLGVGINFLRDKAGDPELTTLLVEAQVAYRVQLSANSTLSGGLSTSFDQRSVNPADGKWASQFNGVFYDPSIGSGESFAGDSESHLDLGAGVVYEMQKKPIGRSKKLPLLFQAGLSAYHLGRVSLSDSQLLTQEIGARVTGFANAQIGIKEMMAVVPAVFGHYQNGSSKIVAGAYFKQVLVSGNTFIKEINQSSMMIGAFYEPSRAVIVKGLVEWGNYTLGLAYDIDISDVADFGSSARAFELNLVYQWGRKR; this is translated from the coding sequence TTGGTATTGTTATTTTCTGCGGAATTAAGTGCTCAAGACGCGCTGTTTTCGCAGCAATATCTTTTGCCCACTTTAATCAATCCAGCTGCAGTAGGCAGTGGTAATGATTTCAGGGCCGGGCTTAACTACCGCAATCAATGGGGATCGGTGGCGAAGCCGTTCAACACCATAGCTGCGAGTTTTGACACCCGCTTGACCAAGAATAGCCGATCCAAAAAGAAAAACGGTTTAGGTGTGGGAATCAACTTCCTGCGCGATAAGGCCGGAGATCCCGAATTAACTACCCTTCTCGTAGAAGCACAAGTAGCTTACCGCGTTCAGCTTTCTGCAAACTCGACTCTCTCGGGAGGACTCTCCACGTCATTTGACCAAAGAAGCGTAAATCCAGCTGATGGAAAATGGGCCAGTCAATTCAACGGAGTATTCTACGATCCAAGCATTGGAAGCGGGGAGTCTTTTGCAGGAGACAGCGAAAGTCATCTGGATTTGGGGGCAGGTGTCGTATATGAAATGCAAAAGAAGCCCATAGGCCGAAGCAAAAAATTACCCCTACTATTTCAAGCCGGTCTGTCAGCTTACCACCTCGGCCGGGTTTCACTTTCCGATTCCCAGTTGCTCACACAAGAAATTGGAGCGCGGGTGACAGGTTTTGCCAATGCCCAAATTGGAATCAAAGAAATGATGGCTGTAGTCCCTGCAGTATTTGGTCATTACCAAAATGGTTCCTCCAAAATTGTAGCGGGTGCATACTTCAAGCAAGTCTTGGTATCCGGAAATACGTTTATTAAAGAGATCAATCAGTCATCCATGATGATTGGGGCTTTTTATGAGCCCTCACGAGCCGTCATTGTAAAAGGTCTGGTAGAATGGGGAAACTACACCCTTGGTTTGGCATACGACATCGACATTTCCGATGTGGCCGATTTTGGTTCATCGGCCAGAGCCTTTGAGCTGAACTTGGTGTATCAATGGGGAAGGAAGAGGTGA
- a CDS encoding SBBP repeat-containing protein gives MRQTIFTTLFFFLVSTTWAGNPTPSPKAFVKNEGQIRTTTGVANDAVQYLWSSRNGMNVQFKNSGLAFDTYQKSVDDGSILFHRMDMDFIGTNTDVRLLARNRSDEELNVIKGDERFEKIGLYEELIYNNVYDNIDIVAHSGGAHFKYDFVLKEGAQVSDIQMSYKGFDAYEAEAGAITFILSGKEIKENIPASWLSETGEQIEVEYRIIEEGEHSIIVGFEICDDNHQNKTMVIDPEVVYEWSTYHGDSLYDTANDIVADSLGNVFIAGTTESLEMIASEGSYQNTYAGGGTDAYLLKFNQHGLRHWSTYYGGSSEDEGLGVCVDNFEHVYLVGRTNSIDSIAQGEAFQDSLAGNQDGFVAKFDRLGTIIWDTYVGGPMDDNVVACEAFNNGSIHALGTTASTSFLEDNSLNVPQPHGGGTDAFLVQLNFSGEAERGMYLGGTGNETAVGFAINAIPELFVAINTDGSTGLATSDAANTVPLGNSDGVIFSMDTTYNVWWSSYFGGAGEDMITDICAKQDELVFFLSGYSDSEIDGIETFTDLAMPSGGLDGFIGSFSDQGFNDWFTYVGGPLDDQAISIDLDGDTSIFVLGNTLSEENIDLPEDEFTDPTTLGGEYDAFLTRYDMNSGAKLWGKYFGGELNETAKGMDVYGVSAIFFAGETASDSTISFANGEEEEAHQAEYGGGLADAFVTRFTTNRSTPPYDICVGGNQYGVGQGHYDPAICLGDSILVSVGGGCLAQGAMWVWYADTCGGTDNFIGEGNEIWLAPDTTSSFYIRAESIDNYTSCSSVRIIVEEPFEITATVTDSICEGEELIFTADSALTYEWIGPDTISFSGSPYTLDSATVENIGWYYVTGTGLACTDDDSVQVTTIYPAPFIQADLFNPTCVGLADGTITIEPLDETITAFSWTDIPSDTLFRDNLSAGFYPYSAENIYGCTINSGFGLSDPANPVDSIAVTPDSCGQSIGTAILSLSPNALDEYELTWSGGVPVNTIEALDLSAGTYTIEASNIYGCTFENSLTIGSFGDFTTIISPDSLFLEFLQSETVQVFNTPEPDNPTYLWTPENGLSCTDCSTPVVNPAATTTYVVQVTSELGCTSSDTLFAEREIPPPTTFIPTVFSPNNDGLNDQLCILGNGILEVDFAVYNRWGEEVFATSRLESCWDGTHNGEPVSGALIYTFKAVLEEGEPVEESGNIQILR, from the coding sequence ATGAGACAGACGATATTCACGACACTGTTCTTTTTTTTAGTCAGCACGACGTGGGCAGGTAATCCCACACCATCTCCCAAAGCCTTTGTGAAAAACGAGGGCCAAATCCGTACGACTACAGGAGTGGCAAATGACGCCGTTCAATACCTCTGGTCTTCGCGCAACGGGATGAACGTCCAATTCAAAAACTCAGGTCTTGCTTTTGATACTTACCAGAAAAGCGTCGATGATGGATCGATACTCTTTCACCGCATGGACATGGATTTCATTGGTACCAACACAGATGTACGGTTGCTCGCTCGAAACAGATCAGACGAAGAGCTAAACGTGATCAAAGGAGATGAGCGATTCGAAAAAATCGGCCTATACGAAGAACTCATTTACAACAACGTTTACGACAACATTGACATTGTTGCCCACTCCGGTGGAGCGCATTTCAAATATGATTTTGTTCTAAAAGAGGGAGCTCAAGTCAGCGATATTCAGATGAGCTACAAAGGCTTTGATGCCTACGAAGCCGAGGCAGGAGCTATCACTTTCATCCTTTCGGGAAAAGAGATTAAAGAAAATATTCCAGCCAGCTGGCTCAGTGAAACGGGAGAACAAATTGAAGTCGAGTACCGAATTATTGAAGAGGGAGAGCATTCAATCATTGTGGGATTTGAGATTTGCGATGACAATCATCAGAACAAAACGATGGTCATTGATCCCGAGGTAGTTTACGAATGGTCAACATATCATGGTGATAGCCTATACGATACGGCAAATGATATTGTGGCTGATTCACTTGGCAACGTATTCATTGCAGGAACTACGGAGAGTTTAGAGATGATAGCCTCTGAGGGGAGTTACCAAAATACTTATGCGGGTGGCGGCACTGATGCCTACCTTCTCAAATTCAATCAGCACGGTCTTCGGCACTGGAGCACTTACTATGGAGGAAGCTCCGAAGATGAAGGTTTGGGAGTCTGCGTCGATAATTTCGAGCACGTTTATCTGGTTGGGCGCACCAACTCTATCGACTCTATTGCACAAGGAGAAGCTTTTCAAGATTCATTAGCGGGAAATCAAGACGGATTTGTGGCAAAGTTCGACCGTCTGGGAACGATCATTTGGGACACCTATGTAGGCGGCCCAATGGATGATAATGTCGTTGCATGTGAAGCATTCAACAATGGGTCAATTCACGCATTGGGGACTACGGCGAGCACATCATTCTTGGAGGATAATAGCCTGAATGTCCCTCAACCCCATGGTGGAGGAACCGATGCCTTTTTGGTGCAATTGAATTTTTCGGGAGAAGCAGAACGCGGTATGTATCTCGGAGGAACAGGCAACGAAACGGCAGTTGGATTTGCGATCAATGCCATACCTGAGTTGTTCGTAGCCATCAACACGGATGGCTCTACCGGATTAGCCACTTCAGATGCAGCCAACACAGTACCGTTAGGAAATTCAGACGGTGTAATCTTCAGCATGGACACGACCTACAATGTTTGGTGGTCGAGCTACTTTGGTGGAGCGGGTGAAGATATGATCACAGACATCTGCGCCAAGCAAGATGAATTGGTCTTCTTTCTGAGCGGATATTCCGATTCAGAAATAGATGGAATTGAGACCTTCACAGATTTGGCAATGCCGTCAGGTGGGCTGGATGGATTCATCGGAAGTTTCAGCGATCAAGGATTCAACGACTGGTTCACTTACGTTGGGGGCCCATTGGATGATCAAGCCATCTCCATTGACTTGGATGGTGATACATCCATATTCGTACTCGGAAATACGCTTTCAGAAGAAAACATTGATCTCCCCGAAGATGAATTCACTGACCCTACTACCCTGGGCGGCGAGTACGACGCTTTTCTAACACGATATGACATGAATAGTGGAGCAAAACTTTGGGGCAAGTACTTTGGCGGAGAATTGAACGAAACGGCAAAAGGGATGGATGTATACGGCGTTTCCGCAATATTCTTTGCCGGTGAGACGGCGTCAGACTCAACCATTTCCTTTGCTAATGGCGAAGAGGAAGAAGCCCACCAAGCAGAATATGGGGGCGGTCTTGCCGATGCATTTGTTACCAGATTTACAACAAACCGATCCACACCGCCCTATGACATTTGCGTTGGAGGAAATCAATATGGAGTTGGCCAAGGACATTATGATCCAGCCATTTGCTTGGGCGATAGCATTTTAGTAAGTGTAGGCGGAGGGTGCTTGGCACAAGGAGCTATGTGGGTATGGTATGCTGATACGTGTGGAGGTACTGACAATTTTATAGGAGAAGGGAATGAAATTTGGCTCGCACCGGATACCACCTCTTCATTTTACATTAGAGCGGAGAGTATAGATAATTACACCAGTTGTTCATCGGTAAGAATCATCGTTGAAGAACCATTTGAAATTACCGCGACTGTCACCGATTCTATCTGCGAAGGAGAGGAATTGATATTCACAGCCGACAGCGCCCTCACATATGAGTGGATAGGACCTGACACCATTTCATTTTCGGGATCACCCTACACTCTGGATAGTGCCACGGTCGAGAATATTGGCTGGTATTATGTAACGGGAACAGGCCTTGCATGCACCGATGATGATTCAGTGCAGGTCACTACAATCTATCCTGCCCCGTTCATCCAAGCCGACTTGTTTAACCCTACTTGTGTAGGACTGGCCGACGGAACCATTACGATAGAGCCTTTGGACGAAACTATTACCGCTTTCTCTTGGACAGATATCCCGAGTGATACGCTCTTCCGAGATAATCTTTCTGCTGGTTTTTATCCATACTCTGCGGAAAATATTTACGGATGTACGATCAATTCCGGATTCGGACTTTCAGACCCTGCTAACCCTGTAGACAGTATTGCCGTTACACCTGATAGCTGCGGTCAAAGTATCGGTACAGCCATTCTTTCTTTGTCGCCAAATGCATTGGACGAATATGAATTAACATGGTCAGGGGGCGTTCCGGTCAATACTATCGAGGCTCTAGACTTGTCGGCCGGCACTTACACCATTGAAGCATCAAACATCTACGGTTGCACCTTCGAGAATAGCTTGACAATTGGCTCATTTGGAGATTTCACCACTATCATAAGTCCCGACTCACTCTTTCTGGAGTTTCTCCAATCTGAAACCGTCCAAGTTTTTAATACACCCGAACCAGACAATCCAACCTACCTATGGACTCCGGAGAATGGTCTGAGCTGCACGGATTGTAGCACTCCTGTTGTGAACCCTGCTGCCACTACAACCTATGTTGTTCAAGTAACCAGCGAGCTTGGCTGTACCTCTTCAGATACGCTCTTCGCGGAGCGAGAAATCCCACCGCCGACTACATTCATTCCAACCGTATTTTCTCCAAATAACGATGGGCTCAATGACCAACTGTGCATACTTGGAAATGGAATACTGGAAGTTGACTTTGCCGTGTATAATCGCTGGGGTGAAGAAGTATTCGCTACCAGTCGATTGGAATCATGTTGGGATGGCACCCACAATGGCGAGCCCGTATCGGGTGCCCTAATTTATACTTTTAAAGCCGTGCTTGAAGAAGGTGAACCCGTTGAAGAGTCTGGCAATATTCAGATTCTCAGATAG
- a CDS encoding NADP-dependent isocitrate dehydrogenase, protein MPINPTIIYTLTDEAPYLATHSFLPIVKAFTYTAGVHVETRDISLAGRILSQFSERLSAEQRVSDDLAELGEIAKTPEANIVKLPNISASLPQLEAAIKELQGKGYDIPNYPEEPKSEEEKSIQAKYDKVKGSAVNPVLREGNSDRRAPKAVKDYARKHPHSMGAWSSDSKTHVSSMNGGDFYGSEKSVTMPNADVVSIELEKANGEKQVLKAGLQVQKGEIIDGSFMSAAKLRKFLVEQKKDAADKGVLYSIHLKATMMKVSDPIIFGHAVETFFNEVFEKHRETLEAVGAEANNGLGSVLTAIAELPSEKRHEIERDIQVAYENGPDIAMVNSDKGITNLHVPSDVIIDASMPAMIRKSGQMWNKDGNQQDTKAIIPDRSYAGVYAETIDFCREHGAFDPVTMGSVSNVGLMAQKAEEYGSHDKTFKIPADGKVVVKNAAGDVLMSHDVEKDDIWRMCQTKDAPVKDWVKLAVNRAKDTGDLTIFWLDENRAHDREIIKKVNLYLPEHNTEGLDIRILSPVEATKLSLRHIKSGKDTVSVTGNVLRDYLTDLFPILEVGTSAKMLSIVPLMNGGGLFETGAGGSAPKHVQQFVSENHLRWDSLGEFLALSESLNHLGKTFDNKRALLLGETLQEATGKFLDENKSPSRKVKERDNRGSHFFLALYWAEALAAQEEDQELKQAFTELAQELRENLDKINLGLLDIQGAPVDLGGYYKPEENRVNSSMRPNSTLNQAIDKISELV, encoded by the coding sequence ATGCCCATTAATCCTACTATAATTTACACCCTTACTGATGAGGCTCCTTATTTAGCGACTCACTCATTTCTTCCCATTGTAAAAGCCTTCACGTACACAGCCGGCGTGCATGTAGAGACAAGAGACATCTCCTTGGCCGGGCGAATTCTATCGCAATTTTCCGAGAGGCTCTCAGCCGAACAGCGCGTTTCTGACGATTTGGCCGAACTGGGAGAAATAGCCAAAACACCCGAAGCAAACATCGTAAAGCTTCCGAATATCAGTGCCTCTCTTCCACAGTTGGAAGCGGCCATCAAAGAGCTTCAAGGAAAGGGGTACGATATTCCCAACTATCCGGAAGAGCCAAAAAGCGAAGAGGAAAAAAGCATACAGGCTAAGTACGATAAGGTAAAAGGTAGCGCCGTGAACCCGGTATTGAGAGAAGGAAACAGCGATAGACGCGCACCCAAAGCCGTGAAAGATTACGCTAGAAAACATCCACACTCGATGGGCGCTTGGAGTAGTGATTCCAAAACCCATGTATCAAGCATGAACGGTGGTGACTTTTACGGAAGTGAGAAATCCGTAACCATGCCAAATGCGGATGTAGTTTCCATCGAATTGGAAAAAGCCAACGGTGAAAAGCAAGTGTTGAAAGCCGGTCTTCAAGTACAGAAAGGAGAAATCATCGATGGCTCTTTTATGAGTGCAGCGAAATTGAGAAAGTTTCTCGTTGAGCAAAAGAAAGACGCAGCAGACAAAGGAGTTCTTTACTCCATTCACTTAAAAGCAACAATGATGAAGGTTTCCGACCCCATCATTTTTGGTCATGCGGTAGAGACTTTCTTCAACGAAGTTTTTGAAAAACACCGAGAAACGCTGGAAGCAGTAGGTGCTGAAGCGAACAACGGTCTTGGAAGTGTGCTCACCGCTATAGCAGAATTGCCATCAGAAAAGCGCCATGAAATTGAAAGAGATATTCAGGTAGCTTACGAAAACGGCCCTGATATCGCTATGGTCAATTCAGACAAAGGCATTACCAACCTTCACGTACCGAGTGATGTAATCATCGACGCATCGATGCCCGCCATGATTCGCAAATCGGGTCAAATGTGGAACAAAGACGGGAATCAACAGGACACGAAAGCCATCATTCCGGATCGCTCTTATGCCGGCGTTTATGCGGAGACCATCGACTTTTGCCGAGAGCACGGCGCATTCGACCCAGTGACTATGGGTAGCGTTTCCAACGTGGGGCTTATGGCCCAAAAAGCCGAAGAATACGGTTCACATGACAAGACTTTCAAAATTCCGGCTGATGGTAAAGTGGTGGTTAAAAACGCTGCAGGAGATGTACTTATGAGCCACGACGTGGAAAAAGACGACATCTGGCGCATGTGTCAAACCAAAGATGCACCGGTGAAAGACTGGGTGAAACTTGCGGTAAACCGAGCGAAAGACACAGGCGACCTGACTATCTTCTGGCTCGATGAAAACAGAGCACATGACAGAGAAATCATCAAGAAAGTAAATCTATACTTGCCTGAGCACAATACGGAAGGATTGGATATTCGGATCCTTTCTCCCGTCGAGGCAACAAAGCTTTCTCTTCGTCACATAAAGTCAGGAAAAGATACCGTATCTGTAACGGGTAACGTTCTTCGTGATTACCTCACCGACCTTTTCCCTATTTTAGAAGTAGGAACCAGTGCGAAGATGCTTTCGATTGTTCCATTGATGAATGGAGGCGGACTGTTTGAAACAGGTGCGGGTGGATCAGCTCCGAAACACGTTCAGCAATTTGTCAGTGAAAATCACCTCAGGTGGGATTCTTTGGGTGAGTTTTTAGCCCTATCAGAATCTTTGAATCACCTTGGAAAAACATTTGACAATAAACGAGCACTTTTACTCGGAGAAACACTTCAAGAGGCTACCGGAAAATTCTTGGATGAGAATAAGTCTCCTTCTCGAAAAGTAAAAGAGCGCGACAATCGCGGAAGTCACTTTTTCCTTGCTCTTTACTGGGCAGAAGCATTGGCCGCACAAGAGGAAGATCAAGAACTCAAGCAAGCATTTACCGAATTGGCCCAAGAGCTTCGAGAAAATCTCGACAAAATAAACCTAGGACTTCTTGACATTCAAGGAGCACCAGTTGATTTGGGAGGTTATTATAAGCCGGAAGAAAATAGGGTAAACAGTTCAATGCGACCAAATAGTACGTTGAATCAGGCAATCGATAAAATTTCCGAATTGGTTTAA
- a CDS encoding glycosyl hydrolase has translation MKKALPLILGLFLAIGVSAQKKDKSEEEKPRYEASAYSGLKFRNIGPALTSGRIADIAVNPDKPHEFYLAIASGGIWKTINNGTTFEPIFDGEGSYSTGCITMAPSNSSVVWVGSGENNNQRSVAYGDGVYKSTDGGFSWKNMGLKESEHIGMIAIHPDDENTVYVAAYGPLWSAGGERGIYKTTDGGENWELILEVSEHTGFNEIHMDPRDPDLLYATAHQRRRHVFTYIDGGPESAIYKSTDGGANWKKLESGLPKNDMGRIGMDISPANPDVVYAIIKATDNGGFYRSMDRGESWKKMSDYQTSGNYYQEIVCHPYDVDIIYSMSTWLHHTEDGGKTFKETGEKYKHVDNHCMWIDPDQPDHWRVGCDGGLYETWNAAEDWLYYPNLPITQFYKVAVDNAEPFYNVYGGTQDNNTQGGPSRTTSQHGIMNSDWFITNGGDGFEPAIDPTNPDIVYGQAQYGWLVRYDKKSGERVAIQPQPGKDEAAYRWNWDAPLLISPHNPKRLYFAANKVFKSEDRGDSWETISPDLTQQLDRNTFKVMDKVWGPDAVMKNKSTSIYGNIVAFDESPIKEGLLYAGTDDGLIQISEDGGDTWTKVASVSGVPDRTYVNMLKASLYDENVVYAVFNNHKEGDFKPYVYRSDNRGKSWTSITSNLPERGSTYAIIQDHVDEDLLFVGTEFGVFFTNDGGANWLQIKGGIPTIAARDLEIQRRENDLVVASFGRSFYVLDDYTPLRDLSDEVVAKDAHIYPIKDALLYVKDNRMGGRGKGSQGGMLFISENPDFGATITYYLGEEIKTLEDQRKEKEKELRNENLDEAYPSLDELRKEDREEAPYLLFVIKDSSGEPIRKMRESVSKGMHRLTWNLRHTTTSPIKLKTGKLGRYSSPDEGMLALPGTYTVEMYKNINGEFTQIHEPVAFEVTPLDRQTLMAQDREEVLAFQEKVAELQRSISGTNKLYGENKEKLEYIEKAVEMYPAVPMAMMDEIRQLEDELYEIRLAIYGDQTRSSRDIETEPSLNGRVGYAAYSSWWNTAEPTKTAKEQITIAEEEYVEILEKMRGVASSVEAMEKRLVEMKVPYTPGRGSDWGEE, from the coding sequence ATGAAAAAAGCACTCCCGCTCATTTTGGGCTTGTTCCTAGCTATTGGCGTTTCAGCCCAGAAGAAAGATAAATCAGAAGAAGAGAAACCCCGATACGAAGCCTCGGCATACAGCGGGTTAAAATTTCGGAATATTGGTCCTGCTCTTACCTCGGGCCGAATCGCCGACATAGCAGTGAACCCTGACAAACCCCATGAGTTTTATTTGGCGATCGCCTCAGGTGGTATTTGGAAAACAATTAATAACGGAACCACCTTCGAACCGATTTTTGATGGAGAAGGTTCTTATTCGACGGGGTGTATTACGATGGCTCCTTCCAACTCGAGTGTTGTTTGGGTCGGGTCTGGTGAGAACAACAACCAGCGAAGTGTAGCCTACGGCGATGGAGTTTATAAAAGTACCGATGGCGGTTTTTCTTGGAAAAATATGGGACTCAAAGAGTCGGAACACATTGGTATGATTGCCATTCACCCTGATGATGAAAACACTGTTTACGTCGCGGCTTACGGTCCGCTATGGAGTGCAGGAGGTGAGCGTGGTATTTACAAAACCACCGATGGCGGCGAAAACTGGGAGCTCATACTCGAGGTTTCAGAGCATACCGGTTTTAACGAAATACACATGGATCCGCGAGATCCTGATTTGCTTTATGCAACGGCACATCAGAGACGGCGTCACGTATTCACTTACATCGATGGTGGTCCTGAGTCGGCCATTTACAAAAGTACTGATGGGGGTGCTAACTGGAAAAAGCTTGAAAGTGGTTTGCCCAAGAACGACATGGGTAGAATCGGAATGGACATTTCTCCTGCCAATCCTGATGTGGTTTATGCGATCATCAAAGCTACAGATAATGGCGGATTCTACCGCTCAATGGATCGCGGTGAGAGTTGGAAGAAAATGTCGGATTATCAGACTAGTGGAAACTACTACCAAGAGATTGTTTGCCATCCCTACGATGTGGACATCATTTACTCTATGAGCACTTGGTTGCATCATACCGAAGACGGCGGAAAGACTTTTAAAGAAACGGGTGAAAAGTACAAGCACGTGGATAACCACTGCATGTGGATCGATCCCGATCAGCCCGATCACTGGCGTGTTGGTTGCGATGGTGGTCTCTACGAAACTTGGAATGCAGCAGAAGACTGGTTGTACTATCCGAATCTTCCCATCACGCAGTTCTACAAAGTAGCCGTTGACAATGCTGAGCCATTTTACAATGTATACGGTGGAACTCAGGACAACAATACCCAAGGTGGACCATCGCGGACGACTAGTCAGCACGGCATCATGAATTCTGATTGGTTTATCACCAACGGTGGTGACGGATTTGAACCCGCCATTGACCCGACCAATCCCGACATCGTTTACGGTCAAGCCCAATACGGATGGTTAGTGCGCTATGACAAGAAAAGCGGAGAACGCGTGGCCATTCAGCCTCAGCCGGGCAAAGACGAAGCAGCTTACCGCTGGAATTGGGACGCACCGCTTCTAATCAGCCCGCACAATCCGAAGAGACTCTACTTCGCAGCCAATAAGGTTTTTAAAAGCGAAGACCGCGGCGATTCATGGGAAACAATTAGTCCTGATTTGACACAGCAACTCGATCGAAATACCTTCAAGGTGATGGACAAGGTATGGGGTCCCGATGCGGTTATGAAAAACAAATCGACGTCGATCTATGGAAATATCGTGGCTTTTGACGAGTCGCCGATTAAGGAAGGCTTGCTCTACGCAGGCACCGATGACGGGCTGATTCAAATTTCAGAGGATGGCGGTGATACGTGGACGAAGGTCGCGAGCGTCTCGGGAGTTCCTGACCGCACGTACGTCAATATGTTGAAGGCGTCTCTTTATGACGAAAATGTCGTTTATGCTGTTTTTAATAACCACAAGGAAGGAGACTTTAAGCCCTATGTTTACCGTAGCGACAACCGCGGAAAGTCATGGACGAGTATTACCTCCAATCTCCCTGAAAGAGGATCTACCTATGCGATCATTCAAGATCACGTAGATGAAGACCTACTCTTTGTAGGTACGGAGTTTGGGGTGTTCTTTACCAATGACGGCGGAGCAAATTGGCTGCAAATCAAAGGTGGAATTCCGACGATCGCTGCCCGTGATTTGGAAATTCAGCGACGGGAGAACGACCTGGTGGTCGCTTCATTCGGACGTAGCTTTTACGTACTCGATGACTACACTCCATTGCGCGATTTATCAGATGAGGTAGTCGCGAAGGATGCGCATATCTATCCGATAAAAGACGCTCTGCTTTATGTCAAAGACAACCGAATGGGAGGAAGAGGAAAGGGCTCTCAGGGAGGTATGCTCTTCATTTCTGAGAATCCTGATTTTGGTGCAACGATCACCTACTATTTGGGTGAAGAAATCAAAACGCTCGAAGATCAGCGGAAAGAGAAAGAGAAGGAACTGAGAAACGAAAACCTCGACGAGGCGTATCCATCCTTGGATGAGTTGAGAAAAGAGGATCGAGAAGAAGCCCCATATCTGCTTTTTGTTATCAAAGACTCCTCAGGTGAACCCATTCGCAAAATGCGTGAATCAGTGAGTAAGGGAATGCACCGCCTTACTTGGAATTTACGCCACACCACGACTTCGCCTATTAAGTTGAAAACAGGAAAGCTCGGTCGTTACTCGTCTCCCGACGAAGGGATGCTTGCGCTGCCCGGAACATACACCGTCGAGATGTACAAAAATATCAATGGCGAGTTTACCCAAATTCATGAGCCAGTGGCCTTTGAGGTCACTCCGCTCGACCGACAAACGCTGATGGCGCAAGACCGAGAAGAGGTGTTGGCTTTTCAGGAAAAGGTAGCTGAGTTGCAACGCTCTATTTCAGGAACCAATAAGCTTTATGGCGAAAACAAGGAGAAACTTGAATACATCGAAAAAGCGGTGGAGATGTATCCCGCAGTTCCTATGGCGATGATGGATGAAATTCGCCAATTGGAAGATGAACTCTACGAAATTCGATTGGCTATTTACGGCGATCAAACGCGATCATCTCGCGATATAGAGACTGAGCCTAGCCTTAATGGAAGAGTAGGGTACGCGGCTTATTCCAGCTGGTGGAATACGGCAGAGCCTACCAAAACGGCCAAAGAGCAAATCACTATCGCCGAGGAGGAGTACGTGGAAATTCTCGAAAAAATGCGTGGTGTAGCCAGCTCAGTGGAAGCGATGGAAAAGAGGCTGGTTGAAATGAAAGTGCCATATACACCGGGAAGAGGAAGTGATTGGGGGGAAGAATAA